The following are encoded together in the Lathyrus oleraceus cultivar Zhongwan6 chromosome 3, CAAS_Psat_ZW6_1.0, whole genome shotgun sequence genome:
- the LOC127129651 gene encoding uncharacterized protein LOC127129651, whose product MDLDSDTETSLTNQHIFELYEFDEDNLEEEFEATNNIDESCEDNLQEEVETNNDTVYIAENVEAEPREKKRLRILSNEERMYIYHELLQKSVDGKLRKGATNEVASSNSVPLRTVQRIWKRAKESETRDVSHRKTKNCGRKRISIDENQIRELPFSQRTNIRSLAFALKTNPTSVFRLIKSGAIRRNSNAIKPLLKEKNKISRLEFCLSMLEGTPHDPMFKSMHNIIHIDEKWFYMTKKSEKYYLLPDEDEPYRTCKSKNFIAKVMFLVAQTRPRFDSEENETFSGKIGVFPFVTHEPAIRSSINRVAGTMVTKAITTVNRDVDNARTHINHDDPLFREAATKDGFDIRLMCQPANSPDLNILDLGFFSAIQSLQYKEAPKTIDELISAVVKSFENFPSIKSNRIFVSLQLCMIEIMKEKGSNKYKIPHVNKERLERVGQLPIQIKCDPILVQEVKNYLNME is encoded by the exons ATGGATTTAGATAGTGATACAGAAACATCATTAACAAACCAACATATATTTGAGTTATATGAGTTTGATGAAGATAACTTAGAAGAGGAGTTTGAAGCAACCAATAATATTGATGAGTCCTGTGAAGATAACTTACAAGAGGAGGTTGAAACAAACAATGACACAG TGTATATTGCAGAAAATGTTGAAGCAGAACCTAGAGAAAAAAAGAGATTAAGAATCTTAAGCAATGAAGAACGCATGTATATTTATCATGAGCTACTACAAAAAAGCGTTGATGGAAAATTACGTAAAGGAGCTACAAATGAGGTGGCTTCATCAAATTCGGTTCCTCTAAGAACTGTTCAACGTATTTGGAAAAGAGCAAAAGAAAGTGAAACACGTGATGTCTCTCATAGGAAGACAAAAAATTGTGGACGTAAGAGAATTTCAATTGATGAGAATCAAATTCGTGAACTTCCTTTCAGTCAAAGAACAAACATTCGATCTTTAGCTTTTGCGTTGAAAACCAATCCAACATCGGTGTTCAGGCTTATAAAATCAGGGGCTATACGGCGTAATTCAAATGCCATAAAACCACTGTtgaaagaaaaaaacaaaatatCTAGGTTGGAATTTTGTTTATCAATGCTTGAAGGTACACCACATGATCCAATGTTTAAGAGCATGCACAATATTATTCATATTGATGAAAAATGGTTTTATATGACTAAAAAATCCGAGAAGTATTATTTGCTCCCAGATGAAGATGAGCCATATCGGACATGTAAGAGCAAAAATTTCATTGCCAAAGTTATGTTCTTAGTTGCTCAAACTCGACCACGATTTGACTCAGAAGAAAATGAAACTTTTTCGGGTAAAATTGGTGTTTTTCCGTTTGTTACCCATGAACCGGCTATAAGGTCAAGTATTAACAGAGTTGCGGGAACAATGGTAACAAAAGCAATAACTACGGTAAATAGAGATGTG GATAACGCAAGGACGCATATAAACCATGATGATCCTTTATTCCGTGAAGCTGCCACCAAGGATGGGTTTGATATTCGTTTAATGTGTCAGCCTGCAAACTCTCCAGATTTGAATATCTTAGACCTTGGTTTTTTCTCGGCTATACAATCATTGCAATACAAGGAAGCACCGAAAACTATTGATGAACTTATCAGTGCAGTGGTGAAGTCATTTGAAAATTTTCCTTCAATTAAGTCCAATCGTATATTTGTATCATTGCAACTATGCATGATAGAGATCATGAAAGAGAAAGGTTCCAATAAATATAAAATTCCTCATGTAAATAAGGAAAGGCTTGAAAGAGTAGGACAACTACCAATTCAAATTAAGTGTGATCCAATATTAGTACAAGAAGTCAAAAATTACTTAAACATGGAGTAA